The following are from one region of the Juglans regia cultivar Chandler chromosome 10, Walnut 2.0, whole genome shotgun sequence genome:
- the LOC109011221 gene encoding serine-threonine kinase receptor-associated protein-like produces the protein MMDKKRVAVPLVCHGHSRPVVDLFYSPVTPDGFFLVSASKDSNPMLRNGETGDWIGTFEGHKGAVWSCCLDTNALRAATGSADFTAKVWDALTGDELHSFEHKHIVRACTFSEDTHLLLTGGVEKSLRIYDLNRPDAAPREVDKSPGSVRTVAWLHSDQTILSSCTDMGGVRLWDVRSGNIVQTLETKSSVTSAEVSQDGRYITTADGSTVKFWDANYFGLVKSYNMPCTVESASLEPKYGNKFIAGGEDMWIHVFDFHTGEEIACNKGHHGPVHCVRFSPGGESYASGSEDGTIRIWQTGPLTHDDTEAFTANGSSGKVKVTAEEVSSKIEGFQIADEGKSREKEEAGNE, from the exons ATGATGGATAAGAAAAGGGTGGCTGTCCCACTGGTGTGCCACGGCCATTCTCGGCCTGTCGTGGATCTGTTTTACAGTCCGGTCACTCCCGATGGTTTCTTCCTCGTCAGCGCCAGCAAAG ATTCTAATCCCATGCTTAGAAATGGAGAGACTGGAGATTGGATTGGGACATTTGAAGGACATAAGGGTGCAGTGTGGAGTTGCTGCCTGGATACCAATGCTTTACGGGCCGCCACTGGTTCTGCAGACTTCACTGC CAAAGTGTGGGATGCATTAACAGGAGATGAGTTGCACTCATTTGAACACAAGCACATTGTTCGAGCCTGCACATTTTCAGAG GACACACACCTTTTACTTACTGGGGGAGTGGAGAAAAGTCTCCGGATATATGATTTAAACCGTCCAGATGCAGCTCCAAGAGAAGTGGATAAGTCTCCTGGTTCAGTCAGGACAGTTGCATGGCTCCATAGTGATCAGACAATATTAAGTTCTTGTACTGATATGGGGGGTGTTAG ATTGTGGGACGTAAGAAGTGGTAACATTGTCCAAACTCTTGAGACTAAGTCTTCTGTGACTAGTGCTGAAGTGAGCCAAGATGGTCGTTATATCACCACTGCTGATGGGTCTACTGTCAAGTTCTGGGATGCAAACTA CTTTGGGTTAGTGAAGAGCTACAACATGCCCTGCACGGTAGAGTCAGCTTCCTTGGAGCCAAAGTATGGGAATAAGTTTATTGCCGGAGGAGAAGATATGTGGATtcatgtatttgattttcatactGGTGAAGAGATTG CCTGCAATAAGGGTCACCATGGTCCTGTACATTGTGTGCGTTTCTCACCAGGAGGGGAATCATATGCCTCTGGATCTGAAGATGGAACCATCAGAATATGGCAGACTGGCCCTTTGACTCATGATGACACCGAGGCATTCACGGCAAATGGATCAAGTGGAAAGGTGAAGGTAACTGCAGAAGAGGTTTCGAGTAAGATTGAAGGATTTCAAATTGCAGACGAGGGGAAGTccagagagaaggaagaggcgGGGAATGAGTGA